A window from Candidatus Bathyarchaeota archaeon A05DMB-5 encodes these proteins:
- a CDS encoding acetate uptake transporter, whose amino-acid sequence MNEKSANPAPLGLLGFGMTTVLLNFVHNARLGPIDSMILGMGIFYGGLAQIIAGVLEYKKGNTFGTTAFTSYGLFWLSFVTLNWLGTTSVAARGVWPFTSYAPYISGYNTPWFVSQEAFMAYFLMWGIFTFIMFFGTLKTNRALQFVFMSLAILFFLLAAKSAVLAYTTISPTDPQIELFTRIIGAEGIICGFSAVYLALAEVLNEAHGKTVLPICPVNQ is encoded by the coding sequence ATGAACGAAAAATCAGCAAACCCAGCACCACTCGGACTATTAGGCTTCGGAATGACAACCGTTCTCTTAAACTTCGTCCACAATGCCCGCTTAGGCCCAATCGACAGCATGATTCTAGGAATGGGCATATTCTACGGCGGTCTAGCACAGATTATTGCGGGTGTATTGGAATATAAAAAGGGCAACACGTTCGGAACAACAGCATTCACATCCTACGGACTCTTTTGGCTATCTTTCGTAACTCTAAACTGGCTGGGAACGACAAGTGTAGCCGCCCGAGGAGTCTGGCCCTTCACATCCTACGCTCCATACATTTCAGGTTACAATACACCTTGGTTCGTCAGCCAAGAAGCATTTATGGCTTATTTCCTAATGTGGGGAATATTCACATTCATCATGTTTTTCGGCACTCTGAAAACCAACCGTGCACTACAATTCGTCTTCATGAGCCTTGCAATACTCTTCTTTCTACTCGCGGCGAAGTCAGCAGTCCTCGCTTACACAACAATATCGCCCACAGACCCGCAAATAGAACTATTCACTCGCATAATCGGAGCTGAAGGCATCATTTGCGGTTTCAGTGCAGTTTACCTAGCATTGGCAGAGGTGCTAAACGAAGCGCACGGAAAAACAGTGTTGCCAATCTGCCCAGTAAATCAATAA